One part of the Herpetosiphonaceae bacterium genome encodes these proteins:
- a CDS encoding isoaspartyl peptidase/L-asparaginase: MPISMIVHGGAWAIPDAEVDAHLRGVSAALAAGWHLLSAGASALDACEAAVRAMEDDPTFDAGVGSFLNAVGQVEMDAAVMDGRTLDAGAVAAIGRVRNPVRLARHVMQTEHVLVVGAGAEQLAEAVGIPCCEPLDLVVPRERERWQRIQADPSFAIEDAFRGHDTVGALALDERGNIAAAISTGGVPNKLPGRVGDTPLIGCGLYADDEAGACCATGLGEAIIRVVLSKSVVDRLAHGESAQDAADHAIEMMARRTDGAAGCIVLRPDGSVGVAHNTPRMAYAYRCGADEPVVGVRHGER, from the coding sequence ATGCCAATCTCGATGATCGTACATGGCGGCGCGTGGGCCATTCCCGACGCCGAAGTCGATGCGCATCTGCGCGGCGTGAGCGCGGCCCTGGCTGCGGGCTGGCACCTGCTGTCCGCTGGCGCGTCGGCGCTGGATGCCTGTGAGGCGGCGGTGCGGGCGATGGAGGACGATCCAACCTTCGACGCTGGCGTTGGCTCCTTTCTCAACGCGGTCGGGCAGGTGGAGATGGACGCGGCGGTGATGGATGGTCGCACGCTCGACGCGGGCGCGGTGGCGGCGATCGGGCGGGTGCGCAATCCCGTGCGTCTGGCGCGACATGTGATGCAGACCGAGCATGTGCTGGTCGTCGGCGCGGGTGCGGAGCAGCTTGCCGAGGCGGTCGGCATTCCCTGCTGCGAGCCGCTCGACCTGGTGGTGCCCCGCGAGCGGGAGCGCTGGCAGCGCATCCAGGCCGATCCGTCGTTCGCGATCGAGGATGCGTTTCGCGGCCACGATACCGTGGGCGCGCTGGCGCTCGACGAGCGCGGCAACATTGCGGCGGCGATCTCGACCGGCGGCGTGCCCAACAAACTGCCGGGTCGCGTCGGCGATACGCCGCTGATCGGCTGCGGGCTGTACGCCGACGACGAGGCGGGCGCGTGCTGCGCTACAGGACTCGGCGAGGCGATCATCCGCGTGGTGCTGTCGAAGTCGGTGGTCGATCGGCTGGCGCACGGCGAGAGCGCCCAGGATGCCGCCGACCACGCGATCGAGATGATGGCGCGGCGCACCGACGGCGCGGCAGGCTGTATCGTGCTACGGCCCGACGGCTCGGTCGGCGTGGCGCATAACACGCCGCGCATGGCCTATGCCTATCGCTGCGGAGCCGACGAGCCGGTCGTCGGTGTGCGCCACGGCGAGCGCTGA
- a CDS encoding MFS transporter yields MVRIRLPRLQAARAGIWLSCSYFWYFAAIGCFAPYIALYYRHLQLSGLQIGVLGAILPLGIAFIAPLWGGLADSFSAHRLLLRCTLLVAVVAALLLSQTTSFVALLPLMVLLAICLAAVPALLDSYAMMISDREGTSFGRIRMWGSIGFIVMVWLLAWWMGQSVSSVFLIAYAVTLLLTCAATLGLPPLQPRSAQPIWQGVSEIVRDRSVALLLLTVYLVTSNATIMSSYLGIYLIEIGGTARLVGTASVVAAISELPVLIFGRWLLERFTSRRIFILAVGAYMLRFLLYSIPPSPYAVLAVQLLHGLSFGMYLMASVTLVHELAGRERAATAQGLLSSTSLGFGAITGSLVGGALLDRIGAVGIFRVAAVGMLMALGVCLLSARASAARRAVTKPVLRHSQK; encoded by the coding sequence ATGGTTAGAATCCGATTGCCGAGGTTACAGGCCGCGCGCGCTGGAATATGGCTCAGTTGCAGCTACTTTTGGTACTTTGCAGCGATCGGCTGCTTCGCTCCGTATATTGCCCTGTACTACCGTCATCTCCAGCTCAGCGGCTTACAGATCGGCGTGCTGGGGGCGATCCTTCCGCTGGGCATTGCCTTTATCGCGCCGCTGTGGGGCGGGCTGGCGGATAGCTTTTCGGCGCATCGTCTGCTGCTGCGCTGCACGCTGCTGGTGGCGGTAGTTGCCGCGCTGCTGCTATCGCAGACGACCAGCTTTGTGGCGCTGCTGCCGCTGATGGTGCTGCTGGCGATCTGTCTGGCCGCCGTGCCCGCGCTCCTCGACAGCTACGCGATGATGATCAGCGATCGTGAGGGCACATCGTTCGGGCGGATACGCATGTGGGGCTCGATTGGATTTATCGTCATGGTCTGGCTGCTAGCCTGGTGGATGGGCCAGAGCGTCTCTAGTGTCTTCTTGATCGCCTACGCCGTCACGCTGCTGCTCACCTGCGCCGCGACTCTGGGATTGCCGCCGTTGCAGCCACGCTCCGCCCAGCCGATATGGCAGGGTGTCTCTGAGATCGTGCGGGATCGCTCGGTTGCCCTGCTGCTGCTGACAGTCTATCTTGTCACCAGCAACGCGACGATCATGTCGAGCTACCTGGGTATTTACCTGATCGAGATCGGCGGCACCGCGCGGCTGGTCGGCACGGCATCGGTCGTTGCAGCGATCAGCGAGCTACCGGTGCTGATTTTTGGCCGATGGCTGCTTGAGCGCTTCACCAGCCGCCGGATCTTTATCCTTGCGGTCGGCGCGTACATGCTTCGCTTCCTGCTCTACAGCATCCCGCCGTCGCCCTACGCGGTGCTGGCGGTGCAACTCCTGCACGGCCTTTCATTCGGCATGTATCTGATGGCCTCGGTAACGCTGGTTCACGAGCTAGCGGGACGGGAGCGAGCGGCGACCGCGCAGGGTTTGCTCAGCTCCACGTCGCTTGGATTTGGAGCGATCACCGGCTCGCTGGTGGGCGGCGCGCTGCTGGATCGAATCGGCGCGGTCGGCATTTTTCGCGTGGCGGCGGTGGGGATGCTCATGGCGCTTGGCGTTTGCCTGCTGAGCGCGCGGGCCAGCGCCGCGAGACGCGCCGTGACGAAGCCTGTGCTTCGGCACAGCCAGAAGTGA
- the cysK gene encoding cysteine synthase A yields the protein MGRIYENITETIGRTPLVKVGRINDTHATIAAKLEFFNPGGSVKDRIGFSMIDAAEREGKIKPGVTTLVEPTSGNTGIALAMVAAARGYRLILTMPETMSLERRKLLKAYGAELVLTPGAEGMSGAIKQAEAIAAELQDSFIPQQFKNPANPEIHRKTTAEELWDDTDGQIDILVAGIGTGGTITGVSEIIKARKPSFQAIAVEPEASPILSGGKPGPHKIQGIGAGFIPDVLNTSAYDDVIRVSNESAYATARRFGKEEGLLLGISGGAAAWAALEVARRPENAGKLIVFIAPSNGERYLSTPLYEEV from the coding sequence ATGGGCCGCATCTACGAAAATATTACCGAAACGATTGGTCGCACGCCGCTGGTCAAGGTTGGGCGCATCAACGATACGCACGCGACTATTGCTGCAAAGCTGGAGTTTTTCAACCCCGGCGGCTCGGTGAAGGATCGCATCGGTTTCTCCATGATTGATGCAGCCGAGCGTGAGGGCAAGATCAAGCCCGGCGTCACGACGCTGGTCGAGCCGACGAGCGGCAACACCGGCATTGCGCTGGCGATGGTCGCGGCGGCACGCGGCTACCGGCTGATCCTGACGATGCCTGAAACGATGAGCCTTGAGCGGCGCAAGCTGCTGAAAGCGTACGGTGCTGAGCTGGTGCTCACGCCGGGAGCCGAGGGCATGAGCGGCGCGATCAAGCAGGCCGAGGCCATCGCCGCCGAGCTTCAAGACAGCTTCATCCCGCAGCAGTTCAAGAATCCGGCCAATCCTGAGATCCATCGCAAGACGACCGCTGAGGAGCTGTGGGACGATACCGACGGCCAGATCGATATTCTGGTGGCGGGCATCGGCACCGGCGGCACGATCACTGGCGTGAGCGAGATCATCAAGGCGCGCAAGCCCAGCTTCCAGGCGATTGCGGTCGAGCCGGAGGCGTCGCCGATCCTGTCGGGTGGCAAGCCGGGGCCGCACAAGATCCAGGGCATCGGCGCGGGCTTCATCCCCGATGTGCTCAATACGTCGGCCTACGACGATGTGATCCGTGTCTCGAACGAGAGCGCCTACGCCACGGCCCGGCGCTTCGGCAAGGAAGAAGGCTTGCTGCTTGGTATTTCGGGCGGCGCGGCGGCCTGGGCGGCGCTCGAAGTGGCGCGGCGGCCTGAGAATGCGGGCAAGCTGATCGTCTTTATCGCGCCCTCGAATGGCGAGCGCTATCTTTCGACGCCGCTCTACGAAGAGGTCTAG
- a CDS encoding LCP family protein codes for MTVLLLGLDARPGEDMRARSDALMLARIDPQRGDVALLSMPRDLWLNIPGYGESKVNGAFYQGEMAQPGGGMALAKQTLQQAYNLTIDHAVVIDFAGFRSLIDALGGITVDVPKELYDGRFPTDDYGYTVAHFLPGPQQMDGAAALMFARTRHPDSDFERIKRQQLVLVGIAQRLKERGIFQNLHEADQLTAALTPYIQTDMPPDVVLSMLWSMREIDPAQVRRYTVDGSMVWETSVNGAYALVPQQGLLPALGQKLLTSSTP; via the coding sequence ATGACCGTCCTGTTGCTTGGCCTCGATGCTCGACCCGGCGAGGACATGCGTGCCCGCAGCGACGCGCTGATGCTGGCGCGAATCGATCCGCAGCGTGGCGATGTAGCACTCCTGTCGATGCCGCGCGATCTATGGTTGAATATTCCGGGATACGGTGAGAGCAAAGTCAACGGCGCGTTTTATCAGGGCGAGATGGCCCAGCCCGGCGGCGGTATGGCCTTAGCCAAACAAACACTTCAGCAGGCATATAACCTGACGATCGACCATGCCGTGGTGATCGATTTTGCCGGATTTCGCTCATTGATCGACGCGCTTGGCGGGATTACCGTGGATGTGCCCAAGGAGCTGTACGATGGGCGTTTCCCAACCGACGATTATGGTTATACCGTCGCGCATTTCCTGCCGGGGCCGCAGCAGATGGACGGCGCGGCGGCGCTGATGTTCGCCCGCACGCGGCACCCAGACTCGGACTTTGAGCGGATCAAGCGGCAGCAGCTTGTTTTGGTCGGCATTGCGCAGAGGCTCAAGGAGCGCGGCATCTTTCAAAATCTGCATGAGGCTGATCAGCTTACCGCCGCGCTGACGCCCTATATTCAAACCGATATGCCGCCGGATGTAGTGCTGTCGATGCTCTGGAGCATGAGGGAGATCGACCCGGCGCAGGTGCGACGCTACACCGTCGACGGCTCGATGGTCTGGGAAACATCCGTGAATGGCGCGTACGCGCTGGTGCCGCAGCAGGGCCTTCTGCCAGCGCTGGGACAGAAGTTGCTAACATCATCTACTCCGTAA
- a CDS encoding diacylglycerol kinase family protein: MAVYRRILVIINPASGRHDVGQTRQLIEERCAREQVAYELRETQDAGDAFMWAQQAEADGFDLVLVSGGDGTIMEAMSGLIKSGAHVPLAQIPVGTANLLARAVNIPTDPQQALDTAFIGKAQRFDVGYLPNEDRYFALVAGAGYDARLIADASRELKNVLGFAAYVVTGIKHLFTLRRARIDLEVDGKRRRLRAHTIMVVNVGEIESFGLALGPNIQPHDGKLDLVIVSSATLWGALQILLRILTRRFTGHSALTYLSASRVKITARPPLPTEIDGEELGTTPLYVEAVPQGALLIVPKDYQPAKEAKETAA, from the coding sequence ATGGCCGTGTATCGTCGTATTCTGGTGATCATCAATCCAGCTTCTGGACGGCATGATGTGGGGCAGACGCGCCAATTGATCGAGGAGCGCTGCGCCCGTGAGCAGGTAGCGTATGAGCTTCGGGAAACCCAGGATGCCGGCGATGCCTTCATGTGGGCGCAGCAAGCCGAGGCAGACGGCTTCGATCTGGTGCTGGTTTCGGGCGGCGACGGAACCATTATGGAGGCGATGAGCGGGCTGATCAAAAGCGGCGCGCACGTTCCCCTGGCGCAGATACCGGTAGGAACGGCCAACCTCCTGGCACGTGCGGTCAATATCCCAACCGATCCGCAGCAGGCGCTGGACACGGCCTTCATCGGAAAGGCCCAGCGCTTCGACGTAGGCTACTTGCCCAACGAAGATCGCTACTTTGCGCTTGTGGCCGGAGCTGGGTATGATGCACGATTAATCGCAGACGCATCGCGTGAGCTCAAAAACGTGCTGGGCTTCGCGGCCTATGTTGTCACCGGGATCAAACACCTGTTTACCCTGCGGCGCGCCCGGATCGACCTGGAAGTGGACGGCAAACGCCGACGGCTGCGCGCCCACACGATCATGGTAGTTAACGTAGGCGAGATCGAGAGCTTTGGACTTGCGCTGGGGCCAAACATTCAGCCGCACGACGGGAAGCTCGATCTGGTGATCGTTTCGTCGGCAACGCTCTGGGGCGCGCTCCAGATTCTCCTACGCATTTTGACCCGCCGATTTACCGGACATAGCGCCTTGACCTATCTGAGCGCTTCGCGAGTAAAAATTACAGCCCGACCGCCGCTGCCGACCGAGATCGACGGCGAGGAGCTTGGAACCACCCCGCTCTATGTCGAGGCAGTACCTCAAGGAGCGCTGCTGATCGTTCCGAAGGATTATCAGCCAGCTAAAGAAGCGAAGGAAACCGCAGCCTGA